ATGATTCAGAATATTTAAGTAATATTAATACACATCAGTTTGATACTGATGGAGTTGATGTTGAAGGTTTTTTTTGTCTTAATTTTGATGGAAATATTGAGGGATATTATCATGAAAATAAGTTAAATGAATTTGAAGTAGGCTATGAATTAATAACACTTTGGTTTGATTTATTAATAGATGTAATATTGATATTAGAAGAAAAATCAAAATATGTTGCTTTAAAAGAAATAGAGTGTGTTGACAGTTGGCCTGAATTTATTCGAAATGACGATGTTTTAACAGTGAGTTTTGCTAAGTATTCAGGAGAAAATAATGGTGATTTTCTTATTGTAGTTAAAAAAGAGGGTTTTAAATATCCAACTTGGAAAGAAGTAATCATTTCATTTAGCGAGTTTAAGTGTAAAGTAAAAATAAAAGCAAATCAATATATAAGAGAAGTTGGTAAAATTAATCCGGAACTACTTAATACAAAAATAATGGCTAAATTATATAGAAAGATACATAGTATTTAAATTGAACTGACTACAAATTTTATAAAAACTGACTACAAAAATAAGATAAAAATAAATTTAAATTTATAATTAGAAGATAGTTAATTCAAAGATTTTGGATATTAATCTTTGAAGGATTTGTGAAAATTAGATTTAATATACTAGAGGAACAATTGAAAGAATTAAAAATAACTCAATAGAAGAATTTGATGATTTTACAAATATTGAAGGTCAATTTGAGTTTATTATGTTAAATATGGTAATAAATTATAGATTATATTAAATATGGAGATTATCAATTCTATATTAGAAAACACTAGTAAGTTTGTTAATAACATTTTAAACATTAATAAGCAATTGTACGTTTTAAAATTATGCAAGAATTAATTTAAATTCTGTTGAAGATATTGCAAAAGCCTTAAGGGGGTTCTAGTATGGATTTAGAAAAATACAAAGAGCAATTTATTAAAATGTCAAATGACTTCGGATATGGGGGTAAATTAGATAGTTTGAAAGGGATTGACGAATTTTTCCCAATCATGAATGAAATAAGAAAAGATTCAGGCGTAATAATTTTTAAATTAGACGGAGAAAGAGAAGATAATATATATACATTTTTAGCATCAGGTAAGAATTTAGGGGAAGGAGGTTCAATAAGAGTGGATACCTCTGACCTAGAAGGTGGATTATCATATGTATGTGTAGAATATGCGAGAATAGCATGGAAGTGGAGTCAATCTAACTAATAATATATAACTTAATACAAAACAAAGAATGAATTGACTATATAAAAATAGAATTATATTATTTAGTACCTGATAGAACTATAGTATCATTTGGAAAGAGGTAGAAGAATAATGGAGTGGAGAAATATAAAAATCCAGGGGATAGGAAGTATTGAAAAATGTGTTGGAGAATTTAATGTTGCTGAAACATTAAAAACACCATATGGTAAATTTAAAGTTAAAGTTTATGAAAGGCAAAATGGAAGATATATAGGATATACAAATCTGCAGCTTAAAGATGAAGATGGGTGTGCATTTCCAGGAGTAGGATATGGTGAAACTGTAGAAGAAGCATTGAAAGATACAATTGAATATTTTTTAAATATGATTAATGAAAAGCAAGTTGTTAATAATGAAGATTTTCAGTGTACAGATTCTTTCGATTTTTAGATGGGTGTTCTAGATAAATTATTAAGCTATATCCAAGAGTAAAAAGTAAATATATAATTAGAAAAGAGTTAATGTCTTTTATAACAAGATATTAACTCTTTTTTATCAATATAAATAGCCAGTACATAATAGAGTATTTAAGCCATGAACTGCGAATCTATGGAAGAAAACAAGATTGAATAATAAAATTATATACATAATTAAAAACAAGGAAATAGCTATATTTACAGGAGAATTAGGTATCTAAAATAAATCTTATATATGATAAATTTTACCTTATTTCAATTTAATATTGACATTTAATAGTAAAAGAAATATTATATAATCCTAAAATGAAAATTATTCTTAAATACGAAAGATTATCAGCTTTCGTTATACAGGGAGGTACCATATGAACAAAAGATTAATTGCAGCATTATTTGCAGTGGGACTTACAGCTTCATTAGTATTAACAGGTTGTGGAAAGGGAACTAATAAGGAATCTGCAGCTACAGAAAACAGCAAGGTAGTTAATGTATATTCAGATAGACATTACGATACAGATAAAGCCATATTCGAATCTTTTACTAAGAAAACCGGTGTAAAAGTTAATATAGTAGAAGGAAAATCCGATGAACTTATTGAGAGAATGGCAAGAGAAGGTAAGGATACTAAGGCTGATTTATTAATAACAGCAGATGCAGGAAGATTACATAGAGCGAAGGACAAAGGTCTTTTACAGCCAGTTAAATCTGATGTTTTAGCTAAAAATGTTCCAAGTAATTTAAAGGACAAGGACGATCAGTGGTATGCTTTAACAAAGAGGGGAAGAGTTATAGTTTATTCTAAGGATAGAGTAAAACCTTCAGATTTATCAACATACGAAGCTTTAACAGAGCCTAAGTGGAAAGGCAAAGTGCTAGTAAGATCTTCATCAGCTGTATATAATCAATCTTTATTAGCATCATTCATTGAGATAAATGGTGAGGAAAAAGCTGAGAAGTGGGCTAAGGGCATAGTTGACAATTTAGCAAGAGAGCCAAAAGGAAATGATAGAGATCAAGCAAAGGCTATTGTAGCTGGAGCTGGTGATGTTGCTATAATGAACACTTATTATGTAGGGAAAATGTTAAATTCTTCAGACCAAGAAGAGGTTAAAGTAGCTAAAAAAGTAGGAGTATTTTTCCCAAACACTGAAACTACAGGAACTCACATTAATGTAAGTGGTGCAGGGATTACTAAAAATGCAAGTAATAAAGATAATGCTTTAAAGCTAGTTGAATACTTATCTAGTGAAGATGCACAAAAGCAATTTGCTGACGGAAACTATGAGTATCCAGTAAACCCAAAAGTAGAACCATCTGAATTACTTAAATCTTGGGGAGGCTTTAAAACTCAAGATATTAACTTATCAAAATTAGGTGAGAACAATAAAAAAGCTGTAGAAATATTTAATAAAGTAAATTGGAAGTAGAATATATTAAATAATATCTAAATTCCATATGTAGAAAGCAGCCTAAGGGCTGTTTTTTACATTAAGTAAAGGAAGTGAAATTGAAATAATGAGATTAGGTAAAATGAAATCTTATATTAATATATGGAGTGTCTTAAGTTCTATTTTTGCACTAATGATAATTATACCTAATGTAGATATTATTATTAATCTTTTTAATAAGGGCAATGAGAATTGGATACATATTAAAAACTATTTATTAAAAGATTATTTTATAAATACGTTTAAGATAATGATATTTACAGGGATTTTAACCATGGTTATTGGTACATTGCTAGCATTTATAATTTCTGTTTATGATTTTCCCTTTAGAAAGTTTTTTAAGTGGGCATTGCTTTTACCTTTAACTATACCACCGTATATTGGAGCTTATACATATAACGGCATACTTAGTTACACAGGCATAGTTCAGAGGGTTTTAAGAGAAAATTTTAATATAAATTTATCTCCTAAGACCTTAGATATAATGTCTATAAAAGGTGCAG
The nucleotide sequence above comes from Hathewaya histolytica. Encoded proteins:
- a CDS encoding Fe(3+) ABC transporter substrate-binding protein — translated: MNKRLIAALFAVGLTASLVLTGCGKGTNKESAATENSKVVNVYSDRHYDTDKAIFESFTKKTGVKVNIVEGKSDELIERMAREGKDTKADLLITADAGRLHRAKDKGLLQPVKSDVLAKNVPSNLKDKDDQWYALTKRGRVIVYSKDRVKPSDLSTYEALTEPKWKGKVLVRSSSAVYNQSLLASFIEINGEEKAEKWAKGIVDNLAREPKGNDRDQAKAIVAGAGDVAIMNTYYVGKMLNSSDQEEVKVAKKVGVFFPNTETTGTHINVSGAGITKNASNKDNALKLVEYLSSEDAQKQFADGNYEYPVNPKVEPSELLKSWGGFKTQDINLSKLGENNKKAVEIFNKVNWK